The DNA sequence GGTTAAGGAGTCCAAAAAGGCAGATGAGATTCTGGGATGCAGCGAGTCAGTGTTCTTCGGGCTTGAAGAGGGAAAAATACTCCTGCAGATAAAGGAGAAGAAGCTGGAGAAGAAATTGAAGGAGATTGTGGAAAAGGAAAAGCCCTATAGGATATTAACGCACTCATCAGAGGACCCGCATCCAGACCACAGGGCAGTATACAAAACTGTTTTTAATGCTGTTGAAGCTGCTAAGATTGACCCGGAAATATATGTTTTTGACATATGGAACCCCATTGACATAAAAAACAGGGAAATGCCAAAGATGTATGTGGACATATCAGGCACATTCGGAACAAAGATGAGGGCATTGAATATATTCAAGAGCCAGTTTATTTCAATGCTTTTTCTGATGCCGGGAGTTGTGATTTCAGCTTTTTTAAACGGGATAAACGCTGAATGCAGGTTTGCAGAGAGGTTTTACCGGGCAAGGTAAGAAGGAAGATGGAAAAAAAGAGGCTTTTGATTGCAACAGACACCTTCCCTCCAAGGGTGGATGGGGTCAGCAGATTTGTCACTGCAATAGTTCCAGAGCTCAAAAATGAGTTTGACATAACAATCCTTGCCCCAAAGTTCGGAAAGGAGATGCCCGTGCTTCCGGAATTTGAAGGAGTTGAAATAATCGG is a window from the Candidatus Woesearchaeota archaeon genome containing:
- a CDS encoding PIG-L family deacetylase, giving the protein MADEKAPNEKTGLREDTVLVICAHPDDEVFGAGGTIAKYVKEGKRVKTIIFSYGEKSHVWLQRKVTVQMRVKESKKADEILGCSESVFFGLEEGKILLQIKEKKLEKKLKEIVEKEKPYRILTHSSEDPHPDHRAVYKTVFNAVEAAKIDPEIYVFDIWNPIDIKNREMPKMYVDISGTFGTKMRALNIFKSQFISMLFLMPGVVISAFLNGINAECRFAERFYRAR